ATCCTGCGGACGAACAAGGGTGACCTCTCGGACGACGACTACCAGCACATGCGGAAGGTCGTCGGCTACATCCGGCGGCATCTCGCCCAGCGGCCCTCGGGCGATGTCCGGGACACCCGGTGGCGGTACTCGCTGATGAACTGGGGTCACGACCCCCTGGACTGACCGGCCGGGGACGGTCACTGTGACCTTCGCGCCGACGGGCGCGGGGCCGCCCGCCCTCGCCGGCCCCCAGGACACCGCCGGGCGACGCGCCGGAACCCGCTCGCGCGTGGCCCGCGCGTCCGTCCACCCGCGCCGGAG
Above is a genomic segment from Streptomyces glaucescens containing:
- a CDS encoding DUF3140 domain-containing protein, with product MRDDERKETWDEFRGLVNMSPADLEKWLDSEESKSAGQHKDGGESTGHASGRRILGILRTNKGDLSDDDYQHMRKVVGYIRRHLAQRPSGDVRDTRWRYSLMNWGHDPLD